Below is a genomic region from Lusitaniella coriacea LEGE 07157.
CTTGGTCGCTATCGGGAATGCGAACTTGTTGCCACTTACCATCATCACTCGTTTTGAGAATAATCAGTTCGCCATTGAAGGCAATACCACCGATTCGACCTGCTCCGGTACTGGGTTCGTCGCGCAAGCTCAATCCTTCAGGCCATGTCACGCGAGCTTTGTACGCGCCCGGTTCGAGCTTTTCTTCTTTCTTTTCTTCCGGTGAAGGTTGAGGTTTAGGGGATTCTGCTGTTGCGGGAGTTGGGGATGGGGTTGCCGGACTTGCTTTATCGGCTACGGGTTGTTCTTTGGGTACTTCTTCGCTGAAAACGGGTTTGGGGGGCGTTTCTGCTAGCCGGGTAAACAAATAATAACCGACTCCCCCCGCCGTACCGGCAAGGGATAATACGCCGATGATAATTCCAAGAAGTAATTGGATAATTCGAGAGAAATTCATAGGACGCTAAAAAATAAATGTTAATCGATTAATTTCTTAAAGATGGCGTTGAATCCTACTGCTGAGGCGACTATCCCTAGAGGCTAAACGCGCTTTTCCGGCGGCTGCCCAGTTTTGCAAGTATTGAATTTGTTCTTGAGCAGTTCGAGCAAGGGGAACGATTTGGCTTGCTGCTTCTAAAATATCATTGGTCGTAAAATCTCGATTTTGGCTAAAGCCAATGTGCATTGCTTCAATCAGGGTTTGTTCGATTTCTGCGCCGGAAAAATCAGGTGTCTCGCTGGCTAATCGACTGACATCATAGTTTTTCAGGTTATGGGGACGCAATCGGGATAAATGAACTTCAAAAATAGCTTGGCGCTCTTCTTGGGAGGGTAAGCCGACAAAAAAGATTTCGTCGAAGCGCCCTTTTCGCAACATTTCTGGCGGTAGGGTTTGAATATTATTGGCTGTGGCAACGACAAAGACGGGAGATTGCTTGTCCGCCAGCCAGTTAATGAATGTCCCAAAAACGCGGCTTGTGGTTCCGGAGTCCCCTTTGCCATCGATTCCTGAAAAGGCTTTGTCAATTTCATCAATCCAGAGAATGCAGGGGGAGAGGGCTTCGGCAAGGTTAATCATCTGTCGCGTTCGCGATTCGGATTCTCCGACTAAACCGCCAAATAGTCGTCCGACATCGAGGCGAAGGAGAGGGAGGTGCCAGTGGTGCGCGATCGCTTTTGCCGTGAGGGATTTTCCCGTTCCTTGAATGCCCACCAGGAGTAAACCGCGCGGGTGAGGCAAGCCATAGGCTCTTGCTCGTTCGCTAAAGGCTCCACCCCGTCGCAATAACCAGTCTTTTAGGTTATCGAGTCCGCCAATATCGGAAATTTGTTCGGTGGTGGGATAGAAGTCGAGAATTTGGGTTTGGCGAATGGATTGGCGTTTTTCTTCTAGAACCCATTCCACATCTTCGGATTCCAGTTTGCCATGCGCCGCGATCGCGCGCGTTAAAACCCGACGAATTCTCTCGACGGATAACCCTTGAGCGGAACGAACCAAGTCATCGAGCAGGGTATCGTCAAGAGATTGACCCCCAGAAGTCAGGAGGCGCTCCACCTCAGCCCGAATTTCCCCGGCAGTGGGGAGAGGGAAATCCACAACGGTAAACACTTCTGTTAAGTCTGGGGGAATGGCAATTTCTGGCGCGACAAGGACAATATTTTTTGCCTGAGATTTCAATCGCCGCGCGAGATTGCGCAGTTTTCGGGCAATGGAAATATCTTCTAAGAAACGGTGAAAATCGCGCAAAAGGAACACGCCTGCGACTTTTTCGGGCAACTGCTCTAAAAATTCCAATGCTTGCAGGGGATTGCGGCGACCCACACCCGCATTATTTGGATTATCTTGATAGCCGTCTACAAAATCCCAAATGTAGAGCGTCCGATTGCCCACCCGTTTTGCCGATCGCGCGATCGCAACTTCCAAGCGTTCTTCCTCTGAGGTTGGGATATAAATCAAAGGGTAACAAGCCCGCAGCAGTAACTCAAACTCATCGCTAAAACTCATAACACCTTCAATCGCTCCTAATCCCCAATTGCCTTTCTCAACACTTCCAAACTCGCCCATCGGCGATCGATCTGTTGCGAGTCAGCACCAACTTGCGAGTCAATTCCTTGACACTGCATCTGACACAACTGTCGCAACGGTAACGCCAAGCAAAGCTGTTCGTACAGCCAAGCATCTGGCGAAAAATAACCGCGAGGATCGAGGGTTTCCGCTAAATCCTCTAACTTTACTTCCTGTTCCAAGGGGAAATCCCCCTCAATCTCACTCTCCTCCAACCAAATCAGTTCGGTCCCATCAACCTCTAATCGATGATTGTAATGCTGCAAACAGCGATGACAGGTTAAAGTAACAATCGTCTCGGCTTGCCCCCGAACCTCCAAATAGGTTCTCTGATGCGTCACAACCACTTTCCCTCGAACTGGCGTGAGCGTCTCCAAGTTGGGCATAAAGTCTTGAATCTCCATCGCCTCAGTTTTCTGGGGCGCTTTGAGAAGGTTGGGAATATAAATCGCTTCCATAGGGATTTGGGCGTATTCTACGGGTTAAAACCTTGCAGAGAATCCCTTCTCCGGTGCAGGTTAAAAGGCAAAACTTCGAGCGCTACTCTTCTTCGCCATCTTTCTGTGAAGAGAGCCGTACAATAAGACGGCGATCCGGTTCTGCCCCCTGACTTTCCGTCCGCAAATCTTCGTAGTCGGCAAACAGGTTATGAACTTGCCGTCGTTCCGCAGAAGACAAAGACTTCAATACCTCTTCTTGTCCCGTCGTTCGCACTCGCTGGGCAACCTCCTGTACGAGGGCTTCTAACTCTTCCTGACGCTTGACCCGGTAGCCGTCTAATTCAACCGTGAATGACTTTTGCTCCTCCGGTTCGACCCCGATATTCAGCAAAGTATTCGTGAGATATTGCAGGGCATCAATTGTCTTTCCCCCTTCGCCGATCAAATCTCGAACTTGCCCCGAATGCAAACCCGCTTCATCAATCTTCAACCAAACAGCGGCATCATCACTCCCATTGGGAATGATGCTGTCCACGCGACAGGAAAAACCCATCTGTTTGAGTAGCGTTGCTAGCCACTCCTGACCTCTTTGTACTGGATCGCTCATAGCCCCTATCCTGACGTTTTTTCTTTCTTTTTCGACCGCTTGCGCTCAAAAGGTAGCTTATCTCGTCCTTCTTTACGTTTTTCCTCTTTTTCTTGCTGTTCGACTAACTTTTGCAAGTTTTCGGGCAAGGGTTCTTTCATCAAGAAGAATGTTTGGACGGTTTGGAAAATATTCGCCACAACAATGTACATCAATACCCCTGCCGGAAGCGGGAAGAACAGAAACATTCCGGAGAATAGGATGGGGGTAAACTTACTAATCATCTGTTGCTGTTGGGCATTCGCATCAGAGTTTTTTGTCGGGCTTTTATTGGTTAGATTTTGGCTGACGTAGGTACTCAACCCGAAGAAAATAACCATCCCCACAATATCCCAGTGAATCTTACCATTCTCTCCTGTCGCGCCCACGCGACCCAAGGCTTGAATGAAGAAGAATCCAGTATTGGCAGCAATTCCAGGGATCGTACCTTGAATCGTTGCTTCTCCTGGCGCAAGGGCTTCAACGGTTCCGTCAGGCGTTATGTTAACGCGCTCTGCGCCCTTCGTCACTTTCCACGTTGGTTTAATGTTGCTCTCAGGGTTTTGAGCGACTAAATCTCCGAGAGATTTGCCATCAGGGGTTTGGAATTCAATAGCGCTTTTCTGTCCGACGACTAATTTATTTCCCGCTGGAAGCAAAGCCGCGATCGGCGTATGAACCCCATTATCAATGTAAATGTTTTGGGTTTTCGTGCTAAAAACTTGCGGCTGAATTAATTCAATTTGTTCTTTGGGAAAAATTTGTACGTCAGCGGTGTAGTTGATATTGGTAAAGGGCGATCCCCTCAGCGTGGCAAACAGTGCAAACAAAATGGGCATCTGTAGCAAAATGGGAAAGCACCCGGCGAGGGGATTCCCAAATTCTTTGTACACTTCTGACATCGCTTGCTGCTGTTGAGTTGGATCGTCTTTGTAACGCTCCTGAATCTCTTTAACGCGCTTCTGCATTACAGGTTGTGCAATGCGCGTGCGCCTCATGTTGCGAATTGAGCTAGCACTGAGCGGATAGACAGCAAAGCGGATCGCGAGTGTTAAAGCAATGATTGCAAATCCATAGCTTGGCACAATCCCGTAGAAAAAATCCAGGATTGGCAGCATGATATTAGTGGAAAGAAATCCGATCCCAAAATCCATTTCGTCTGAAGTCCAGTTTTGGTGGTATTGATAGTGTTTTTTTCAATCTGCGCGGATTGGGCTGAGAAGAGTTGTCCTCGCACCCGGTCATAGCATACTGGGAATTACTTGAGTTGAGCAAATCGCGATCGCGCCGCCAACCCAAAATCCCCTAGGAAAAGAGCAACAATCTAGCTTTTAATCGTTTCAATTGGAATCCCCGTTTTTTGCGAAGCCCTTTCAGCAACATAATCATAAATTTCCCGGTATCTGGGAACTGCTCGCATTTCTAGGCGACTTTTGTCCCGCAGCGTGATGACCATATCGCCCCACAGTCCAATGCCTCTAGGCACTTTAACAATTTTAACGATCTCCGTATAAATAATGTCGGTGCGATCGCGCCCTTGCCACCCCCCCGTCACCGAAATTCGGCGGTCGGTGATTTTGTAGCGCAACCAAAGCGCTCGAACAATTGCGCCAATCGTAAACGGCAAAAAAATCACCGTAAACCCCAGCAAAATATTAATAATTAAATCGCCCACATGGGGGCCGCCCTCATAAAATGTTGTCTCTTTAATGCCCATTCAAGACCTCAGCTTGTGTTAACACCTGCTTTAATTCTCGCAAAAAATGTTCGTATTCGCACTCAACAGCTCCCGGTTTAACCACCAGAACAATTTTCCAACCGGGTATAATCGACGGCATCAACTCGCGGACGGCTCGGCGAAGTTGTCGTTTAATCCGATTGCGAACCACGGCTTTTTTGCTAACTTTTTTACCAATAGAGATGCCAACCTGAGTCGCACAAGGTTGTTCTCGAACGGGATCTTTTTCTTTTGAGGTCACTCGCACGCCTCGCAGGGTTAAGTAGCGACTGCGGCGCGCGATTCCTCGATTGAAAACAAGCTGAAAATCGCGCCAGTGCTTAAGTCGGTTGGCTTTTGGCAATCCCATGCTGACCTAAGTTCTCCTAGAGAATATTGCAGCACTCCGAAAAATCCGATTAAGAGGAAGGGGGATTTCAAAGTCAAAGGCGGGTCAATAATATTCCCGAACGATTGCTTTTTGCCAGTTTAAGTCCCCTTCATCTTAAAAATTTAGACCGCTAGACGATGACGACCCTTGCCTCTGCGGGCATTAATAACCCGACGACCGTTCTTAGTCCGCATCCGCGCGCGAAAACCGGATTTTCTTTTTTGTTTGCGATTGGTGCCACCCAAGGTACGCTGAGTCACAGACTTCCTCCTTGTTCAACTCACTATGACTGCTCTAAAAAAAGCAGCAACTTCCCATTGTAGCAAAAACTTTTACCCATCTCAAAAGGCGATAAAAGCTAAAGCGTATTTGAATTGGGTTTTCTCACACCCCACACCCTTGACAAGGCTTGGGGTATTGCAGTTTAGATAAGGAACTATTCGATGCTGATAATCCAAGTTCCCAAATAACGCGGTAGAGGAACATCTCCCGGCGTAGACGCTCGAGCCTCGAAATAGAACGTGCCGCCAAAACGGGGATTCCTAACATTAGAAAAAACGATTTCTACGCTTCGACCCGCTTCAACGGGTTCTTCTAAATAGAGCAAAACCACATTGTCGGGTTTATTCCAAACAATTTCTTGGAGGGGAAGCGACTCGCCATCAACCCGCACTTCCATTTTGTCAACATCAAAATCGCCATCGTAATAGTCCGGGTAGCTAATGGCAAAAGTTCCGACCCCTAGCTCCATTTTATCGGCAGGAACCCGCAGTCGATACCGATCGCGGTGATTGCGACGACCGCCAAAATCCAAATAGTAGCTGAGTTCATTAGGGCGCTCGACCCCGCTAAAAATCGTCAACCCAGGATTACTCTGCGCCCAGGTTAATACTGGCGCGCCTGCGAGCAAACATCCTGCAATTGCTAGACCAGAAAGCAAGCCAGATTTAGACCGTTGTTTAAAACGCATAAGCTTTATTCAAAATACAAATTGGGGTTATGAATCTTAATATTACTAAATTTCAAGGGTTTTGTTGGGAACTCTTAAAAATAGCTAAGTCTTCGTTTCTTTGAGGCGATTGGAGACGGGGAACATTCTCCTCGAAGATTCCAATCTATAAAGACAAGTTGAAAATAACCCTCAAGAATTGGGGATCGGCATAGGATGCAAAAGGACATCCTCAAGGAATTGACGATCCCCTCGAAGACAAGTTCCATCTTTGTCGTTTAAATCTGTGAGAACTAAGGAGGATTAATGACAACAGCCGTTGCAACAGCCGTTAAAACGGATATTGAGCCTAAGAAAATCCCAACTAAAATTGGAATTCCCAAAGAAACTTTTCCCGGTGAGTGCCGCGTTGCTGCAACGCCGAATACGGTTAAAGTCTTACAAAAGCAAGGTTTTGAAGTTCTCATCGAACAGGGTGCAGGGGAAGCGGCAAACTTTTCTGACGCAGCTTATCAAGAAGTCAACTGCCAAATTATCCCCGATGCAGAAACCATCTGGAGCGAAGCAGATATTGTTTTGAAGGTGCGACCGCCTCATCTCCAAGAGGTTGATTTACTCCGGGAAGGCGGAACCCTGATTAGCTTTATTTGGCCCGCTCAAAATGCCGAACTTCTAGAGAAGCTCGCCCAACGCAAAGCAACGGTATTGGCAATGGATGCCGTTCCGCGCATCAGTCGCGCTCAAAAGTTGGATGCCCTAAGCTCGATGGCGAACATTGCAGGCTATCGCGCGGTGATTGAAGCGGCGAATAATTTTGGACGCTTTTTTACCGGACAGATTACCGCTGCGGGAAAAGTTCCCCCAGCAAAAGTACTCGTGATTGGCGCGGGGGTTGCTGGACTTGCTGCTGTTGGTGCGGCAAGAAGTTTGGGGGCTGTTGTTCGCGCTTTTGATACTCGTCCGGTGGTTAAGGAACAAGTCCAAAGTTTAGGTGCAGAGTTTCTCGAACTCCATTTTGAAGAAGATGGGACGGGAAGCGGCGGCTACGCCAAGGTGATGAGTGAAGAGTTTATCGCGGCGGAAATGGCGCTGTTCGCCGAACAAGCCAGAGACGTTGATATCATCATTACCACTGCGCTGATTCCTGGAAAAAAAGCACCGTTGTTGATTAAGACAGAGATGGTCGAGCAGATGAAAGAAGGCTCGGTTGTTGTGGATTTAGCCGCAGAACAGGGGGGCAATTGCGAGGTTACTAAGCCGGGAGAGATTTATCGATATAAAGGCGTAACCATTGTCGGGTTGACGGATTTGCCCAGCCGCATGGCAGCGCAGTCCAGCCAACTTTATGGAACGAACCTCTGCCATCTCTTAAATGATATGGGCGGGGCGCAGGAGTATAAGGTTGACCTGGAAGATGAAGTGGTGCGCGGCGCGCTGGTGCTGCACGAGGGAGAGGTGACTTGGCCCCCACCGCAACCCAAGGTTGCGCCACAACCGCAAAAACCTGCAACGCCTGCTGCTGAGGTGGAGGTTGATTCTGGGAAGGCAGAAAAGGAGAAGGGTTCTACGGCATTTTTGTGGCCTTTGCTTGCTGCTCTTGCTCTCATCGGTATTGGGATTGGCGCGCCTTCGTCATTCCTCTCTCACTTCACCGTGTTTGTGCTGGCGTGTTTTGTGGGTTGGCAGGTGATTTGGAATGTGAGTCCGGCATTGCACACGCCTTTGATGAGCGTCACGAATGCAATTAGCGGGATCATTATTATTGGCGGAATGCTTCAGCTTTCTGGTGCGTTGAGTTCACCTACAACAATTTTAGGCGCGATCGCGGTTTTTGTGGGAACCATCAACATTTCTGGGGGCTTCCTCGTAACTCAACGGATGTTGAAGATGTTTCAGAGGTAGGGGTTAGAACCCGCTTCAATCCATCTCAATTTGTACTTTGCAATCAACAACATCAGAAATTATGTCCAATAACCTCGTAACAGTCGCTTATATTGCGGCGAGTGCTTTGTTTATTCTCAGTCTGGGTGGTTTATCCAACCAGGAAAATGCACGCAAAGGAAATATCTACGGCATTGCCGGAATGTTGATTGCCTTTGCCGCAACTGCATTCTCAGCTCAAGTCACCGGATACGCAATGCTCGCGTCGGTGATTGTCCCTGGGGCAATTATCGGTGCAATTGTCGCTTCCCGCGTTGCGATGACTTCGATGCCGGAGTTGGTGGCGATTCTCCACAGTTTTGTGGGTTTGGCTGCTGTGTTGGTGGGAATTGCCAACTATCTACAGCCTGAATCTTCTTTGGTTGGGGTTGAGGAAACGATTCACCAACTGGAGATTTATATCGGCGTATTTATCGGTGCGGTAACCTTCACGGGTTCGATTATTGCCTTTGGCAAATTGCGAGCGATTATCAGCAGCAAGCCGTTAATGCTCCCCGCCCGTCACCTGCTCAATGTGGCAATGCTGGGTGCGATGGTGGGCTTGGCCTTCCCATTCATGAGTGCAATCGGAACTGAGGGACTTACGCCCCTTTTGGGAATGACTGGGATTGCCTGCGTTTTGGGAATCCATTTGGTTGCAGGAATTGGCGGTGCGGATATGCCCGTTGTTATTTCCATGCTCAATAGTTATTCGGGTTGGGCGGCAGCCGCAGCCGGGTTTATGCTCTCTAATGACTTGCTGATTATTACTGGGGCGCTTGTGGGCAGTAGTGGCGCGATTCTGAGCTATATCATGTGTAAAGCGATGAACCGTTCCTTTATTAGCGTGATTCTGGGCGGTTTTGGCGAAGGAAGCGGTGCGAGTGCGGCTTCTGGAGGAAGTCAAATTACAGGAACGGCGACCTCAACGACGGTGGAAGAAACCGTGGAATTGCTCAAAGAAGCGCAGAATATCATCATCGTTCCCGGTTATGGAATGGCGGTAGCGCAGGCGCAGCATCCCGTGTCTGACATTACCAAGATTTTGCGCGATCGCGGCAAAAATGTTCGCTTTGGCATTCACCCCGTTGCAGGGCGTTTGCCGGGACACATGAACGTCCTACTCGCTGAGGCAAATTTGCCCTACGACATCGTGTTGGAAATGGACGAAATTAACGAAGATTTCCCTGAAACCGATGTAGTGTTAGTGATTGGGGCGAACGATACAGTGAACCCCAGCGCAATGGAAGACCCCACCAGTCCGATTGCTGGAATGCCGGTGTTGGAAGTGTGGAAGGCAGCCGATGTGGTGGTCATGAAACGTAGCTTGTCCAGTGGCTACGCTGGCGTAGACAATCCCCTCTTTTACAAAGACAACACGCAAATGTTGTTTGGGGATGCCAAGCAAAATGTCACGGCGATTCTGGGTAAATTGAGCGAATCTGCCAAAACAGTAGCAGAAAAAGTTTTAATCTCTGCTTAGGTTTGTTCGCAGAACGCATTTTGATTTGGGGTAGGGGATGGGTTAGACAAAACCCGCCTCTCCCCTTTTGTACTTCAATTGATGGAGGTTAGCGATGGGATATTCTGTTGATGTCAATGGTGAAAACTTTAAGGTAGAAGCCCTCGAAGTCTCCTACGAAAAGCCCGTATTTGTCGATTTTTTTGCGACTTGGTGCGGCCCTTGTCAGCTATTAAAGCCGCTTTTGGAAAAGTTGGTTCAAGAGTATGATTTTGTCTTGGCAAAAGTCGATATCGATCAAAATCCAGATTTAGCGCGTCAATTTAACATCGAAGGCGTACCCGATGTGCGAATTATTCTTAAGGGCGAAATGTATCCGGGGTTTGTGGGTGCGGTAAGCGAATCGCAATTGCGAGAGTTATTGGAAAAGCTGAATTTAGAGTCAGATTTAGAATTAAAATTAGAAGATGTTAAGAGCGCGATCGCGTCTAAAGATGCCAAACGTGCTAAAGCTATATTTGACGAGTTATTTGAAAAATACCCCAAAAACGAACGCATCACCCTAGAAGCGGCGAAGTTTTTGCTACGCATCGATAAAACCAGTGCCGCAGAACAAATGCTCGAAACCATTGATATTCAAAATAAAGAATACTATACTCAAGCTCAGTCGATTAGAGCAATGATTCAATTCAAACAGTTTGCAGAAAGTTCCGGAGAGGACGAACTCGACCGATTATTTTCTCAAGCCGCTCAATCGACTTTATCCGCCGACTACGAAAGAGCATTACAACTCTTTTTAACGGTTTTACAAAAAAGCCGAAAATATCGAGAAGATGGGGCGAGAAAAGCGATGATTTCGATTTTTAATTTATTGGGAAACGAGCATCCCTTAACCCAACAGTATCAACAAGAATTAACCTTAGCTTTATATTAAGCTGAGATCGAAGTTTGTGAAGAGAGATAGAAGCAGACAAATATCTTTAGCACTAAAACTCAAAACTGAGTGTATCATCGCGAACTTGACAGAAGAGGATCTAGCATAGTATTTACTACCCAGTTCTATATTCGTTTATCACAAACACAACAGAGATAGGGTGAGCCACTTAAATTCGATTCAATTAGAACAACTGCAAGAAATTGGAAGTTATCTGCATCAAACTCGGCAGGAACAATCAAAACCGCTTGCAGAGATTGCCACAGCAACCTATATTCCCTTACGCCTCCTCAAAGCGATTGAAAATGCCCAAGAAGAAGCGTTACCCCAAGCTATTTTTATTCAAGGTTTTATTCGCCGCTATGGCGATGCTTTGGGACTTGACGGGATGACCTTAGCCCAGCGCTTTTCAACAGATTCCTCCCCCGTCGCAACCCTAGAAAAGCCCGAACCTCAACCCATACCCGCCCCAGAACCTCCGTCAGTGCCTGCAAAGCCTGCCACTCAACAGGAATCGTCAACGGTTGAGTTACCCTTTAAGCCTATCTATGGATGGTACCTTCTTGCGGGAATTTGCGCGATCGCGGGACTGATACTTAGCACTCGTTTTTTCAGTTCTCCCGCCCCCCAAGAACCCACAGCTCAACAGGAAGTACCTCCATCGCCGACGACGGAACAGCCTCCTGTTGTCGATGAATCTTCAACCAATAGCCCCTCAACTCCAGAAGCCTCTCCTGAAGCAATAATCCCCAAAGCATCCCCAGAGGTTCAAGCAACGCCCGAACCCGAAGTTCCGCCCCCTCAAACCGCTCCAGCAACCTCCGCCCCCATTGCCATTAATACCGATATTACCGGAGAGTCTTGGATGCGGATTACAGTGGATGGCAAAGTTGAATTCGAGGGAATTGCCAAGGAAGGCACTCAGCAACAGTGGGCGGCGAAGGAAAAACTAACATTAGAAACAGGAAATGCTGGCGCAGTCATGCTTTCTGTGAATGGGGAAGCAGCCAAACCTCTTGGCAAACTAGGGGCTGTCGAGCAAGTAACTCTCACCCCAGATGCAGCACGTCCACAATTCGAAAACTAGAAAAGCATCGCTTTCTTCAACATAAAAAATCAAAATAGTCAACTGGGATTACTAATACTTGTAATCCCTAATGCTTTTGTTTGAAAATATAACAATAAATTCCGCCTAAAATTTTTTTTAGGCGGAGAACCTTGCTCCACTAAAGCAAGGAACAATACATTTCTAATCGCACAACCAAGATTAATGAATTGCGAATGAAAACTGAAAAAAAATTAGCCTCATCAGATAACGCAAAATAGAAGTTAAGCCCACTTCTTTATTGTTCGTCTTGGCGCTTAGTCGTATCGTTTGAATCTTTGTCTTTATCTTTATCCTTATTCGCGTTATTTGAGAAACGCTGGTTTCCAGAAAAAGAGCGAGACGTTTTTTGACGAAACTGCCGTGCATAGGCTAGATTGCGAGCAGCTTTCTCTTTTTTTAAATTGCGACGTTTAGCCACGGGAATTTCTCCATCGACACAACAAAACGCTTCTGGAAAGTATCTGTGGGATTCACGTGTTAGCTCCCCAGAAGCGTTAGTAGATTGGAACTTGGACGACTTTAGAAGCGGTTATTTCTGCGACCGCCGCCAAAAGAGCCTCTGCTTTCGCGAGGACGAGCTGGATTCACTTTTAATTCGCGACCCATCCACTCTGCTCCATCCAAATCAGAAATGGCAGCAGCTTCTTCCTCTTCTGTTCCCATTTCAACAAAGGCAAATCCCCTCATACGGCCTGTCTCGCGGTCAGTTGGAAGATGAACGCGCTTAACCGCCCCATACTCAGCAAAAACCTCAGTTAGAGCTTCTGGGGTTACAGAGTAGGAAAGATTGCCTACATAAATCGACATAGATTGATAATCTCCTCAATCGGAAGTGTGTAGAGAGCCAAGATTTCGGAGAGAAGTTTGTCAATACCTTATGGAAAAACCTGTCAATACTGAAAACCAACACTGTCACCGATCTTTATTCTCAACCACTATACTAACACTTTATTTGAGCAGGAAATACTGTCCGAATGATTGCGAGATTTCCGTGAAATTCACTCACCTAAATCCCTGTTATTCAATCGGCGATCGACGAGGATAAATTTGTAATAAACGATACACAATTAATATTCAGTATTATATTATGTTTGCGTCCTGGATATCCCATGCTCCCTTATTGAACCAAGCTCAAAAAACAATGCAAAACCCTTTAATCTCTAGCCTTGGGCTTTTTCTTCTTTTGTCCATCGTTGCTTGTACGCCATCCGCCCAACAATCGCCAGAAAAAACCGTGCAACCCATCGCAGTTGGAGCGATACCCGACCAAGACCCAGAGAAATTGCAGCGACTCTACCGCAAACTTTCCGATTACCTCGAAACCGAACTGGGTGTACCCGTAGAATATAAACCCGTGCAAGACTACACTGCTGCGGTGACTGCCTTTCGCGTTGGAGACTTAGAACTCGTCTGGTTTGGCGGCTTGACTGGAGTTCAGGCAAGATTGCAAGTGGAAGGAGCCAGCGCGATCGCGCAAAGAGATATTGACGAAAAATTCACCACTGTTTTCATCGCTAACACAAACAGTAACATCTCCCCCCTACAAAACGCTAACGACCTGCAACAACTCAAAGGAAAAACCCTCACCTTTGGCAGCGAATCCTCCACCTCCGGACGCTTAATGCCCCAATACTTCCTCGAACAGTCAGGGGTGCAACTTCAAGACTTTAAAGGAGAAGTTGGATTTTCCGGTTCCCACGACACCACCATTAAAT
It encodes:
- the pntA gene encoding Re/Si-specific NAD(P)(+) transhydrogenase subunit alpha: MTTAVATAVKTDIEPKKIPTKIGIPKETFPGECRVAATPNTVKVLQKQGFEVLIEQGAGEAANFSDAAYQEVNCQIIPDAETIWSEADIVLKVRPPHLQEVDLLREGGTLISFIWPAQNAELLEKLAQRKATVLAMDAVPRISRAQKLDALSSMANIAGYRAVIEAANNFGRFFTGQITAAGKVPPAKVLVIGAGVAGLAAVGAARSLGAVVRAFDTRPVVKEQVQSLGAEFLELHFEEDGTGSGGYAKVMSEEFIAAEMALFAEQARDVDIIITTALIPGKKAPLLIKTEMVEQMKEGSVVVDLAAEQGGNCEVTKPGEIYRYKGVTIVGLTDLPSRMAAQSSQLYGTNLCHLLNDMGGAQEYKVDLEDEVVRGALVLHEGEVTWPPPQPKVAPQPQKPATPAAEVEVDSGKAEKEKGSTAFLWPLLAALALIGIGIGAPSSFLSHFTVFVLACFVGWQVIWNVSPALHTPLMSVTNAISGIIIIGGMLQLSGALSSPTTILGAIAVFVGTINISGGFLVTQRMLKMFQR
- the pntB gene encoding Re/Si-specific NAD(P)(+) transhydrogenase subunit beta, with protein sequence MSNNLVTVAYIAASALFILSLGGLSNQENARKGNIYGIAGMLIAFAATAFSAQVTGYAMLASVIVPGAIIGAIVASRVAMTSMPELVAILHSFVGLAAVLVGIANYLQPESSLVGVEETIHQLEIYIGVFIGAVTFTGSIIAFGKLRAIISSKPLMLPARHLLNVAMLGAMVGLAFPFMSAIGTEGLTPLLGMTGIACVLGIHLVAGIGGADMPVVISMLNSYSGWAAAAAGFMLSNDLLIITGALVGSSGAILSYIMCKAMNRSFISVILGGFGEGSGASAASGGSQITGTATSTTVEETVELLKEAQNIIIVPGYGMAVAQAQHPVSDITKILRDRGKNVRFGIHPVAGRLPGHMNVLLAEANLPYDIVLEMDEINEDFPETDVVLVIGANDTVNPSAMEDPTSPIAGMPVLEVWKAADVVVMKRSLSSGYAGVDNPLFYKDNTQMLFGDAKQNVTAILGKLSESAKTVAEKVLISA
- a CDS encoding tetratricopeptide repeat protein: MGYSVDVNGENFKVEALEVSYEKPVFVDFFATWCGPCQLLKPLLEKLVQEYDFVLAKVDIDQNPDLARQFNIEGVPDVRIILKGEMYPGFVGAVSESQLRELLEKLNLESDLELKLEDVKSAIASKDAKRAKAIFDELFEKYPKNERITLEAAKFLLRIDKTSAAEQMLETIDIQNKEYYTQAQSIRAMIQFKQFAESSGEDELDRLFSQAAQSTLSADYERALQLFLTVLQKSRKYREDGARKAMISIFNLLGNEHPLTQQYQQELTLALY
- a CDS encoding helix-turn-helix domain-containing protein, which encodes MSHLNSIQLEQLQEIGSYLHQTRQEQSKPLAEIATATYIPLRLLKAIENAQEEALPQAIFIQGFIRRYGDALGLDGMTLAQRFSTDSSPVATLEKPEPQPIPAPEPPSVPAKPATQQESSTVELPFKPIYGWYLLAGICAIAGLILSTRFFSSPAPQEPTAQQEVPPSPTTEQPPVVDESSTNSPSTPEASPEAIIPKASPEVQATPEPEVPPPQTAPATSAPIAINTDITGESWMRITVDGKVEFEGIAKEGTQQQWAAKEKLTLETGNAGAVMLSVNGEAAKPLGKLGAVEQVTLTPDAARPQFEN
- a CDS encoding RNA recognition motif domain-containing protein translates to MSIYVGNLSYSVTPEALTEVFAEYGAVKRVHLPTDRETGRMRGFAFVEMGTEEEEAAAISDLDGAEWMGRELKVNPARPRESRGSFGGGRRNNRF
- a CDS encoding putative selenate ABC transporter substrate-binding protein, which codes for MQNPLISSLGLFLLLSIVACTPSAQQSPEKTVQPIAVGAIPDQDPEKLQRLYRKLSDYLETELGVPVEYKPVQDYTAAVTAFRVGDLELVWFGGLTGVQARLQVEGASAIAQRDIDEKFTTVFIANTNSNISPLQNANDLQQLKGKTLTFGSESSTSGRLMPQYFLEQSGVQLQDFKGEVGFSGSHDTTIKLVEAGSYQIGALNAQVWESRLAAGEINLDKVQLIWETPPYYDYHWIIHPNLTKRYGKDFPQKVQAALLKLDPNNPEHQEILDLFGAAKFIPTNNENYTQIEEIGRKIGKIK